The following proteins come from a genomic window of Alosa alosa isolate M-15738 ecotype Scorff River chromosome 2, AALO_Geno_1.1, whole genome shotgun sequence:
- the sc5d gene encoding lathosterol oxidase, with product MDLVLDVADRFFFTPYVYPESWPEDEPLRQIIGLLVVTNLGAAVLYLGLGALSYFLVFDHNLMKHPQFLPNQVRREIKYAMTSLPWISLPTVALFFAEVRGYSKLYDNVHDSPMGWSGLIFSMVSFLFFTDGCIYWIHRFLHHRLIYKHFHKPHHVWKIPSPFASHAFHPVDGFLQGLPYHIYPFLFPLHKVLYLGLYVFVNIWTISIHDGDYRVPHALQPVVNGSAHHTDHHLFFDYNYGQYFTLWDRIGRSYRYPSALEGKGPMDCVRRMLEAGRGGEERTHNGGAKDKGA from the exons ATGGACCTGGTTCTGGACGTGGCGGACCGATTCTTCTTCACGCCGTATGTGTACCCTGAGTCATGGCCGGAGGACGAGCCGCTGCGGCAGATCATCGGCCTGCTGGTCGTGACCAACCTGGGCGCCGCCGTGCTCTACCTGGGCCTGGGTGCCCTCAGCTACTTCCTCGTATTCGACCACAACCTCATGAAGCACCCACAGTTCCTACCG aaccaGGTCCGGCGTGAGATTAAGTATGCAATGACATCTCTGCCCTGGATAAGTCTTCCGACTGTGGCGTTGTTCTTTGCAGAAGTACGGGGATACAGCAAACTTTATGACAACGTTCACGACTCACCCATGG gtTGGTCAGGGCTGATCTTTAGCAtggtctcttttctcttcttcacGGACGGGTGCATCTACTGGATCCACCGCTTCCTCCATCACAGACTCATCTAtaag cACTTCCATAAGCCGCACCACGTGTGGAAGATCCCATCCCCGTTTGCCAGCCACGCGTTCCACCCCGTGGACGGCTTCCTCCAGGGCCTGCCCTACCACATCtaccccttcctcttccccctgcACAAGGTGCTCTACCTGGGCCTCTACGTCTTCGTCAACATCTGGACCATCTCCATCCACGACGGAGACTACCGCGTCCCCCACGCCCTGCAGCCCGTGGTCAACGGCTCGGCCCACCACACGGACCACCACCTCTTCTTCGACTACAACTACGGGCAGTACTTCACGCTGTGGGACCGCATCGGCCGCTCGTACCGCTACCCGTCGGCGCTGGAGGGGAAGGGCCCGATGGACTGCGTCCGCAGGATGCTGGAGGCGGGGCGGGGCGGCGAGGAGCGCACACACAACGGAGGAGCCAAGGACAAAGGAGCGTAG
- the anapc13 gene encoding anaphase-promoting complex subunit 13, with protein sequence MDSEVQRDGRVLDLTDDAWREDRLPYEDVKIPLSELPEAEQDNGGSTESVKEQEMKWTDLALQSLHI encoded by the exons ATGGACAGCGAGGTGCAACGTGATGGAAGAGTCCTTGATCTTACCGACGATGCGTGGCGAGAAGATCGCCTTCCGTATGAGGATGTTAAAATCCCGCTG AGTGAACTCCCAGAGGCTGAGCAAGATAACGGAGGATCAACCGAGTCCGTCAAGGAACAGGAGATGAAGTGGACAGATCTGGCGCTGCAAAGCCTTcatatttaa